TCAGAAAGCTGAAAAGGACCATTGTTCTCCCTTGGTCTGATCATTTGCAAAGCACCATGCAGGTGTGCCATGCCCTGACTCTGAGCAGGATCATTTGCTTTAGGAAAACAGCCAGTTTTTAACTGCCATCTGAGCAATTATGTTGCCCATGGCGGTATATTCTTATAGCATGTAGGGAgagtttaatttaaataaaaatattattaactGGAATCAGAATACAAGGATTACGCAGTGCGTGTGGCCTTCCGGCCTGATGTTTCTGCGCACTGTACAGTCCCTCCAGAGGCCGTTCAGGGGAACCGCCAGTAACCACCTCTGGAACTGTCAGTCAGCATGTCCCAAATTCAGCAAGGCATCTATAGAACTTTCTAGTCTATTCTGTCTCGAGTCAGGTGTTGTGTGCATCATGTGCTTGACTCTCTATGTTGGATTATTTATTCACCAGAGAGTATTTTCCTATGCAGCCTGAATACCAAAATGCAGATGTTTATTTGATCCTGCGTGTTGTTAATTTAAACACGAGCAAAAAGACTTTAACAAACTGGCCCAGAAGTTGTGCAGTTGTAAAAAGCCAACTTAACCCATCCTAAACCAGTCCTTGTTTCTTGCTTTTTGTTCAGATGAAGACGCAAACAGAGTGATGGTTGGCAAGATTTCGTTTAACCCAAAGGATGTATTGGGACACGGAGCTGAAGGGACAATTGTTTACAGGTAAAAGACAATATGTGTTTTCAACATTAAATAGGCCAATTAATGTCTTGTTTGCATtagggttttggcttttttttaaagACCACATATGAGCAGAAATTAAACTTTTGAAGAAGTATTTTGCATGTGTCTGGACTATTTTCATGCAGTTTCTTCACTAGCAAAAACTACTTTAATTCCCTTAGAAATGTTTAATGACCAAACGCATCTGTTTCCAGCATGAGAAATGCTTTAATATGCCTCTGTTAAATGTTTTCTGTTGTCACTCACTTTTACATGCTTTGTCTACAAGAAGGATGTGTAAAAGGATGAcgtggttttccttcctctttgcaGGGGCACATTTGATAACCGTGATGTTGCAGTGAAAAGAATTCTTCCCGAGTGCTTCAGCTTCGCAGACCGTGAAGTGCAGCTGCTGCGCGAGTCCGACGAGCATCCTAACGTGATCCGCTACTTCTGCACGGAGAAGGACCGTCAGTTTCAGTACATCGCCATTGAGCTGTGTGCTGCCACCTTACAGGAGGTGATGGGTCAAGTGCAAACCTACGAATCTGTGACAGTCTTCTCCCTGGAAGGCCCTTGGTTTCCTTCAGCTTGTGTTGATGAAGTGCCTGCTGCAGATGTTCTGGTTAAACCCGTCTGTGACAACTGCACACTCCAACAACAGGGTGGTTTCAGACCTTTAGAAAGATGGCCCTAACCCTGCACTGATTGAAGGACAGAAGTTGTTGTCCTTTGATTTTCCTTCTTGTGAAGGGCTCCCTTCTGGTCACCCTCCCCTTCCTAGACTTTAAAGACCCCCTACTCTTGCTGCTGGAGCACAGTGCTGCATAGAACTGTAGCTCTGAATGGTGTTTATTTTGGAGATCATCACCTTTAGCCAGAACAAAAACGCTTTAATGTGTGTTATCAGCTAGCATTAGCCTGCAATTTAGACTTAGCGTTGTGGCTGAATCTCTTGTTTGTCTGTTGTATTTTATAGTATGTTGAACAGAAGGCCTTCAGTCACCACGGCTTACAGCCCATCACGCTCCTGCAACAGACAACATCTGGTCTTGCTTACCTGCACTCCCTCAGTATTGGTAAGAATGTCTCTTGTTTCAGTACATTTTTaactaacacagaaaaaaaataggtcCGGTGCTGGGAACTGGTTTATTGTCCCAGAAGGGAGGTGCAGAAGCTCCGCCTGATGCTGGCAGCAGTTGTGTCCATTTTTTGATACCGGCCTTGTCCCTGTGCCGTTCTGCTGCACTGCAGTAAACAGGCCCGTGATTCCCATCTGTTCAGGGCGGTGCATTTTCTGGAGAGAAGTCATAAAACATGATGACGCGTGGTGATGGAATAAACAAGTGATGAGCCCTTACTGAAGGCAATAGTTTGAGGTTAGGACTTTGATTTAGCAAGCAGTGATTCAGCCTTGTGAAAGGTTTGAAATGCAAAGACGTTAAAAAGTTACAAATATCATTGTGATTGCCTGGAGTGGATAAATGGGTGTTTATAATAGTCCACAGGGATCTGAAGCCCCATAACATCCTCATCTCGATGCCGAACGCCCATGGGAAGGTGAAAGCCATGATTTCGGACTTTGGCCTGTGCAAGAAGCTGGCGGTGGGCAGGCACAGCTTCAGCCGGCGCTCGGGCGTGCCGGGCACCGAGGGATGGATCGCGCCAGAGATGCTGAGTGAAGATTGCAAAGAGAACCCGGTAAGGCTGCAGATTGTTTTTTCTTAGATACAAAATAACCACCCTGTGATAATCAAAGGcttcggggggggggggaagcgttACTGCTATTAAAGGTTGTTTATTTGCAGACATACACGGTGGACATCTTTTCAGCTGGCTGCGTCTTCTATTATGTGGTATCCGACGGCAGCCATCCCTTCGGCAAATCTCTGCAGCGGCAAGCCAACATTCTGCTGGGTGCTTACAGCCTCGAGTCCTTCAGTGCGGGGAGGCACGGTAAGAAAAGTATGGTAAATGTATAGTGCTACGGAGTTTAGTGAACTTTCTATGGGTGTTAAATGACACAGCTGTGACCCTGGCAAGTGCTGAAAGCTGTATTCCTAAAGTACTCCTGAAGTAAAGCTGCTACAGTTCTTAGAATTGGAACCCCAAAGCATCTCTAGGAAAATAATTTGCAACCCTGCAAGCTTGACTGTAGAGTTATTTCCTGTATTTAAAGGGTAGGAAAGTACTGGAGTGATCCAACACTAGTGACTTTCTGTTGGTTGCCCAGCATATCTATGAGGGTGGGATTTGTGCTGGTCAGGGTCGTGCTGGAGGAAGTAGAGAACATAATGATTTTCTGAAGTACAAGAGATTTCTCTACACCCTAAAACCTATCACCGCTTTCCTTGCAGAAGACATTGTCGCTCGTGATTTAATAGAGCAGATGATTAACACGGATCCTCAGAAACGTCCGTCTGCCAGCTGTGTGCTGAAACACCCGTTCTTCTGGAGTTTAGAAAAACAGCTCCAGTTTTTTCAGGTTTGTGTTGACCTTTTCAATCCTCTCTGTTCTAAGGGCTCCTGTAGACGTTCTGCAGATCTTGAATTCACGCTCTGCTGGCTTTGTCCATGGTTGAGCCAATATAATCCACACCCTTACTGTGAGGAAGAAGCAACTCATCATCTGAGAAACTTTTGTGTCCCAGTCCCAAGCATAATCCATTATCAGGACAGGCAGTAACTGGCCAGAAGAAGTTATAAATTGTTGTGAAAATCTTGGAAATGAAACTAGAAATAACCTGAATGTCTTTTCCAGGATGTTAGTGACCGGATAGAGAAAGAATCTTTAGATGGCCCAATAGTCAAACAATTAGAAAGAGGCGGAAGAGAGGTGGTGAAAATGGACTGGAGGCAGCACATCACTGTTCCTCTTCAGACAGGTAAAGGATGGTATTTATCAGAATGGGAAGGAATTACCTGCTGTTCCCAGTCTGCTGGGACAGGAACATAAAGATAATGCTGTTTTGGCACCTTCACTTGTCAGCAAAGTATTTCTTCAAATTAAAGTACTTACATATATTGAAACACACCTATACAGATATGTGAGTGTGGGCACACATACCTTACTTTTGAGATCAGCAACTAAAAGTGCATTCAGACAAAAAGCTCTTGTAATTTCTTTTGCAGATCTTCGAAAATTCAGATCCTATAAAGGAGGCTCAGTCCGGGATCTACTGAGGGCAATGAGAAATAAGGTAAAGGAGGAGCCTCCATGTGCTGTTTGTTGCCAGTCTGTCTGTCTTACCTTGGTTTAGGTATTGAGCTCCTTTAGGATGGACTCATACAAGGTTACTTTGTCCATGAAAATGCACCTTGCAGATCCTGGGACACTGACAGACCTCTTCCCTGTTCTTTTGCCTTCACAGAAGCACCACTACAGAGAGCTGCCTCCCGAAGTGCAGGAGACCCTGGGCTCCATCCCAGATGAATTTGTATGTTACTTTACGGCTCGTTTCCCTCACCTGCTGCTCCACACCTACCACGCTATGCGTATCTGCTGCCACGAAAGACTGTTCCAGCATTACTATGATCAGGACACTGCAGAGCTGAGCCTTGCGGGAGATACTGTTTGAGAGAAGGATGGAGCTTTCTGCTCTGGGACCAACTTTGCAAGCACAGGGCTGTGAAACAGGCCTGCCTTTAGCAGGGAAAATGGGATCAAAGAGCTGAATTTTCTCTCTTTGAAGAAACCAAGCCTCCAAAAAGTGCCTTGTACCTCTGCCTGCGCTGGATCAGGAGATGGAAGGAGCTCAAGGGGCGAGCGGTAACTTCAGCAAAGCAAAGAACCCTGCTGCTGGACTTACTCCAAGGCAGTTTTCAGGACAATGAAAACAGAGAGCAAAAGCTGGATATAACCATCACCCAGTATGCCTGTACTGTGCGTGATTTTACAACCGATGTGTTTTATCACAAAGAATCAAAATACAGTGATTGAAATAATGGATTTACTAGGGACTGGGATCTGCAAAAGGAACCTTTTAGTCATAGCAAATCATCAGAACCTGCCATTGCACTACTGGCACATGATGCATTAGATACCCCAGTGATCGTAAAGGGAATCACAATTATCCAGAAAACTAGTAGAGTACAATTTCTGCTTAATTAGTACTACCCCAGAAAATTACTCTCTCACACTTGAGCAGATACAGTAAGTTCTAAAAAATGCTGACTTGAAAAATCAGTTAAAGGTTTACCTGCTTGGAAAAATAAGCGTCATTGTTTCAATATGTACCAGTATTCACAGAAGAGCTTGAACAGTCCTTGACTTAAATCACAGTATCAGATCTACACAAGTAACTTCAGAAAAATCCCCTGATGGCAGCTGTGAGcggttacacagaatcacagagtgtcaggggttggaagggacctggaaagctcatccagtccaacccccctgccggagcaggaacacccagctgaggttccacaggaatgtGAGTCATTATCTACTGCAAGTGTTCCTTACTTGTAAAAAGGGTTCCCAGTGGCAGAGCCAGAAGTAAGAGAAGTTCTGGGGAAAAAGGAGTTAAATAGGAAATGACGAGAGACATACAGAGCAGTGAAACGAGAGGTCGTGTTTGTAATGGGTGCGATAAAGCTGTAGAGGAACCCCGTTTTCTGTTTGTGTGGGTTGCTAATTACATCCACATGAGCCTGTGTTTTGAAGATGCAGTATTTCTTTTCATCAGCCCTAAAGCTGTGACAAAGCATTAAGTGTGTGCGAAGggtgaagaaatgctgaaatctaATATTAGTGGGGGTTTGTTTTACAATCTATTTATTtaacatatttatatttatttaatttttactaCAAAGTGGTATCAAATCCAAGTGGTACAAGTATAATGCATGCCAAATCATTCTTAATTGGGGTtgtttatatttaatcataacaaCTGGCAGAGGAAAGTGATACTGCATCTTACAATGAAATTATTAAAGGAAAACCTACAAAATGGGAATTTGTATGACTGTGCCATTGTGTCTTAAAGTAATAAATTATTGACAGTAATGCGTATGATTGGGTATGTACAGCTACTTTTCTGGAGATACTTTAAGGGAAGTTGTTTTCCCTAGTTTTGCAATGTATGAGAGCAACTTAGCTAAGATGCCAACTGTGTGAGTTACATGTTTCtaaagcttgaaaaaaaaataatggtagtTTTTACCTAAGAATATTCAAAgcttatttcatatttttgtaaTGTAATGTTATTTTATAAACCCACTAAATAAAGACTTATACtcagatgaaaaaaacaaacacacacgcacttccctcctcctcccccaacaaacaaaaaccacccaaacacaACTTTTAGTGCCAATGTATGCCTGGGAAAATAAGCAGGAGTGTGACCTTGTGTGGACCAACAGAGGagctggggagcagggaaggggtAACGCAGCTACAGCTACACTGGGCCTGCAGCAGCCACATCCTGCACGTGCCTGTGTCTGAGCAGCAGCCTGCTCAAAAGTCACCATCACCCTGCTAGTCACACACACACTTACTTATTTCTTGGGGTGGGGTGAGCATCCAGCCTCCTCGAAGTCCCAGGAACCTCATTTCTTCTCAGTCCCCAGACAACAGCCACCTACACATTGGTGGCTGAAGCAGGCGAACAAACACAAAATGACTGGAGTGACTGCACACTGCAAAAAAATGGTTACCTATAAAAATCTGTTGCGTTAAACTAAAAGTTGACACCACATGACAACCACatgatttacaggaaaaaaagctgATCTGTAATGCAGCTTTGTGTGATGGAGCATGGAAGGCTGAGTGCCCTCACAGCACAGGTACGagcacagctgctctgtgccccgggaaccaccacacacacccccTCTTAATCACTGTTTACTTTGGTGAGCTGGTCTGGAGCCCACGGGTGGATGGGAGGGTGGGCAGTAAGTGGGTGAGGATGATCtccctagtttaaaaaaaaaaaaaaacaaaaccaaaaccaaacactccagcacagccccagcccaAGCACCCTGACACATACCATCGTGGTGGGGCGTCCCCACAGCAGTGGAGAGGACGTCAGGTGGATTTCAAAAGGCAGCACCACCCAGCAACAGCAAACAGGGCAAAAGGGGTGGAGactcagcagagcagcagcagcagctccccttTTACTGCCGGGTATCAGCAGAAACAATTAAAAGAGACCTACGGGAGcacagcagaaacacccagaGGACTCGACTGCTGGTCTGGCAGAGCCCGGCAGCACAGCAGGTTGGCGCACTGAGCACCGGCCCCGCAGGCAGCTCCGGcagcccagcactggagctgggtCAGTCCCCTCGCTGAGGTGAGTGCTCCCTGTGTTGTGCTTTGTGCTGTTCCTGTGTGGGGAGGCAGGTGGGAGAAAAGGTGGGAGCGGGATGCTTGGGAAGTTATTTGCTGCATGCTTCACTGGTAAGCAGGACTAGGAAGAGCGAGAAGCCCCTACACTGACACCATCCCACTGGGATAAGGGCTGCTCAGCAGCTCGGGGGGGTGAGAGGGGTTCACTTCTGTCCCCACAGACCCACAGCACCATCTCTTCCCTGGCCACCCACACAGCCAATAGTACCCAAGCCCCACATGCAGGCTGCAGGAACCACAAACCCATTGCTGGTCACCCCCCCAACAGCTCTTAAAAAGGGGCAGGGGCCGGGTCTGCAGACCCCTCAGAACCAGGCTCTGTAGCCCTGCAGCCCTACAACCCCTCTCCACCACCCAAGTTCCTATTCCCCACAGAAAGTTTCGTTTCTGCAGAGTTTCGTTTCCCCGCTGAACCCTCCTGACGTCAGCTGTCACAGCAGGACGGGGGGCGGGGGCCACTGCACATCGCGTCACTGTGTAAGCCCAGCCCAAGGAAGTGCGGTGGTGACCAAAAGCACAAAACGCTGGAATTTGAGACATTTTTAGCCCCATTTCTAGGGGGGTTAAAGAATCTGCAACCGTGTCATCCCCAGCCTGCTTCCACCCACTCTGGACAGATCCACTCACACTACGGCACATCAGAGCAGGCCCGTAACAGGTTTCCCTTCCAGACGCTGAAGCCAAAGCTATTGACCACACTGGTGCCTCCAGCAGCTCACAAGCCTTACGCAGAGCTCACCAGGTGCTTAAATGGTAAATATGCACTTGCTccacatatcttttttttttttcctagacccAGTATCTCCTCAAACCGCCGcctcctgctgagctcacctctagcCAAGCCGTGTTGCTGGGGAGTGCTCCTTGCTGTCCCTCCGTTACAAGGCTTGTCCTTTCAGGTGCTGTGTGGAGCTTGCGCAGAGCCCCACAATCGCCTCTGACCCTGGCTGAGTGCTGACTGCTCCTTCCACACTTGAGTTCAGAGGCCGTGAGTGTCCCTGCTGTACCGCTGCGGGGATGGAGCTGGCCGGGCTACGGGCACCTGCGGAACCCGCACACAGCTGAGCTTCCACAACCAAGGaacagcaccaccaccaccacagctctgcagtgaccagttctctcccccaccccctgcaCCTTGCACAGCAGCAACATCGCACTTTTAGAGGTACAGAAACTACCTGGGACCAAAAAGGTGGGGAGGAGATtgggaaaacagaacaaataagtcagacttaaCCACAGGAACATTAACTGCAAATCTGAAGactcttattttttccccctctaggcTTTTGTTCATTAACAGCAGGATTTCCCTCATCAAAGGCAATGGGTACGTGTTGCTTTCAGGAAATTTGTACTTTACACGCAGCAATTTGCTTTTTAATATCTGTATTTTAAGGGTTCATCTCTAGCGGGGAACTGATCAGTACTCTTAACATCATCCTATGGTTTGTATTGATGCTGTCTTCATTTAGCAGAAAATTAAAAGTCTCGAGCAGGTAAACAATCTACCCAAACCTCTTTAGTTTAGAGAATTCAGCCCATCAGTTCTGATAACGTTATCACATAATTCCCTTCAAAACATTTTGGGTTATTTCCATGACTCCCTTTGAGGACAGTTTCCAAATCCCCCTCATGGTTTCCTGCTTCACTGATTTGTTTGTCTTGTACCATTGCTTAGGAGTGCTTCAGATTAAGGTTAATGATGCTTTTAGCCATCAGAACTGACATACTTGAGAAGAGAGTCTCCCACTAGTAGAAAGAAAACAATCTAGCATTCAAGATGGCCCGTTCTGCAAAGATTATTATGCCTTGTCAAGCACATTGACGTGGTTTTAGTTTTTATTACTAATATATAATTTTTCACTTGTAGATTACAAAACATTACCTGTGGATAAATGGGATGAGAACCATGTCCAGTGCTGGCTGGAATCTACTGGAATCAAGAAAGAGTATGTAGAAAAACTACATGCAGAAGAAGTGACAGGCCCAGTGCTGATGGAACTGGATGAGCCTTTCCTCAAAGGCATCGGTATGAAGAAAGGCCAAATCCACATGTTAATCCGCAAGAGAAATGAACTCCTGCAGCCACAGGAAAATGCACAACCAGCCAAACATCTCAACAGCAAAACATCTGACAGAACTGATCCACAAACAGATCCAGGGATACCCAGAAACGCCTCTGCTCAGAAAACTTCCAACGGAGACAGCTGTGGTCCAGCAGATAAACCCAGTGGAGATAACACAGCTTCTACTTCTGGCAAAAGGCGACAGAGTAACAACACCCAGCTTCAAAGCACTGCTGAAGTTTTAGAGCTCAGCAACTGTCGGCCATTCAGAAGTCAGAATACTGATTTCAAATATGTGAAAGACCGAGTTCTTGCTCCAGAATCGGGAGTCAATGGTTTAATCACTCCTTGCCATGAATACAAATCTTTTGCCACTGCTGCAGAACTGAACAAAAATCAACTGCAATCAAAATTTGCCTGCGAAGTGATAAGATTTGCTTCAGCCTGCATGAACATTCGAACAAACGGCACCATACATTTTGGTATCATGGACAGCGTTGAGGACAGGGGCTGGAAACACGGCCAGATTGTTGGCATAAAGGTCAAAGAGAGAGAATACTACGTTGACGCATTAGATTATatagaaaaatgttttttcaaaCACGTACAAGAAACTGCAAGGAAATGTATCCACCCACCTGTTTTTGTTGAAGTGATTTCAAAAGACTCTGAGGAACAAAGATTTGTGGTGGAGGTTGACATTGAACCAACATCCAGCTTAGTCAAGAACAAATTTTTTCAAGTGCGTTTGCCAAAATACAACGAGGACAAGAAGAGGGTGGATCTGACTGAAACTTCAGTTCCCTATCAGAGACTGGGAGCAAAGTCTGAACCTGTGAAGCACAACGATCTAGCGACttttcttcagggtttacaggaCAGGGATGCCGAAAGAGAAAAAGCTGAGCTCTCCAGTGCAGAAGTACATACAGAAATACCTCAAAATTTAGGAAGAAAGTTATCAATTCTACTAAATGATGGCAAAAGCTACATGGATGACTCCCTGCGGTACATCCTCGTCACAAACAGGTGTGAAAAGAATGATCTGAACTACATCAACTTTTTAATGCACTTGAATATCTTCTGTGTCTTTGACTTTGATGAAGATTCTAATGTGTCAGGACTGTGTAGCAAGTACAAAGAACACCATGCGGTAAGGTTATATTTTTTACAGGATTTTTCCAACGAAAGTAAGACTGGCAACCCCCCCGCTCAGAAACATTTGTGCCTGTTTGATCAGACCAGCTGGATATTCTGCAATGGGCGCAGTGACTTCCTCGGGAACGAAGAACCTTGTGATGAAAACACGTGGAttagaacaaagaaaaaataccttAAGAAAGCAATTACTCGCATCTGTGATGAAATCCTGCCAAAGCGGTCCTTCATTGTGCTCTTCCTATTGCTATCGCCAGTGCAGAAACCACTTGTGGACACTTTTCAGGAATTCTATACAGAGATGAATGGTATGGAGTACATTGTTTGCATCGCGGAGTCCAGAGAAAATTACAACAAGTGGGCTAATTTAGCTCAGACGTCCTGCAGCATTGAGACACTCGAGCAATGCAGTGTGGTGGGTATGAAACTAAGTCATGTAGATGCCACCATTGAGACCATGCTGCCTTCTACAGCACAACCCAGACACCTGCCGGTCTCCTCCAGAGGGCTGTGTACGCTTCCCTCCCGGGAAGAGGAGAAACTCTTTTCCCTAGAAATCCTTTGTGTTGACCAATGCAATGATATCAAACTAGATTGTttgactgaaaaggaaatacaagaAATGGAACAAAATTTTTATCGAGGGAGAAAAATCATCTGGGAAAATTTCTGGCTTGCTGACACAAGACGCTGTGGGGAAATCATTGAACGTGAAGCATGTAAGGATGCCAGCAAACTCCTAGATGACATTTTACAAGGAAGCGGACTCAACTACTCTGTTGctaaactaaaaatatttcacCATCCTGGAAGCGGTGGAAGCACAATAGCACGGCAAGTTCTATGGAAAAGAAGGAAGGACTTAAGATGTGCTGTTATCAAAACCTCGTATCCTCCTGCAACTGTTTGTGAGCACGCACTTGCATTTAGAGATTATGAAGAAAAAGAATTCAGTCATTGTCTTCCTGTGCTCCTCCTGATTGAGGATTATGATGAAGACTATTTAGAAGAACTAAGGAATGAGTTAATGGATGCTGTATCAACTAGGAAAATTAATTCCCCCAGACCTTACTTCATCCTCATGTGCTGCAGAAGATCCAATGACCCCGAAAGGCTTTGCAAGGCTTCTCCACTGGACACAGTTGCTGTCACTCACAAGCTGACGGACACAGAGAAAAGTCTGTTTAAAACTAAACTCGAAAAACTGAAGCAGAAAGATGTCAAGCCAGAATTCATACTTACATTTGTCCTGATGTGTGAGGAGTTCAATGAAACATATGTGAGAGACTTTGTAGGACACATATTGCAAGGCATAGACCGTTCTTCTCGTGATACCCTTTTGATGCGTTATGTGGCTTTGCTTAGTTTTTATGTACCTCATTCATATGTTTCACTGTCACACTGCGAGGCTTTTCTGGGCCTGGGGGTATACACAGAAAGCAGATCAAGAGCATATGATTTCAAGAGTCACTTGAGTGAACAAGCAAGAATGATTTTTATTGAGCTAAGGGACAGCACCACCTATATTTCATCTGTTCGGATAATACACTACCTGGTTGCAAAAGAAATTCTGCATCAGCTCTCAGGGGATGAACCTCAAAGTCAACTTGCAATGACTCTTCTTCAGGAAAAGACACTCTTTGAAAACAGATTTGGACGAGAGGAATTCATAAAGTTCATCAGAGATCTATTTATTCGACGTGATAAAAGAAGCAGGGGTGACAACACAGACACTCTTTTCTCCCCATTCATTGAACATGTCTGTAAAGTCGAAGACTGTGAAAAAGCTATACGTGTTTTAGAAGCTGCGTATGAACTCCTTGGAAAAGATCCCTTTTTTGCACAGCAGCTTGCCAGACTGCATTACAGCAATGAAAAATTCGAAGATGCTGAACACTGGGCAAGGATTGCAAAATTCCATTTGCCAAATGATTCTTATATTTTAGATACAGAAGGTCAAGTCTACAGAAAATGGTTTAGTTTCATGGTAGATAAAAGGACACAGGAGGACAGTCCCGAACACATCATTCAAAGGATAGAGATGGCTCTTGAAGCCATGAAATGCTTCAGGGCTGCACAAcaggctgcaaaagcagaacgtgaCAGCATGAACAACGCTGGCTATTTTGGAGAAGTAGAAGTAGGATGTCGTCTTCTTAGATTTTTGTCCACAGTCCATGTATTTCGCAGGAGTCCAGAGGGAGAACATTCTGAGCTTGTGAAATACCTGATCACTGACTACGTTCCTAAAGACATTGAAAAAACATGGGGACGCTTTCACTCCCGCCTAAAAGGCTTACGGCAGAACCTGTACAATGCTCTGGAATGGATTTCAGAAGACCTAAGTTATTTCCAAACAGATAAACACCAtcagagggaagaggaagatgaaaaagatgaaaaggaagaaCAAATTTACAATCCCAGAAAATGGCTAAAAAGACAGTCTGAGGTATATGCCAAATTCTTCGTCTCAGCATCACTTCTTGAGGAAAGCAACAGCGGCCCCGAGAGCCAGCTGATTAGACGCATGAATATTTATAAGAATGGTGGAGGTAGCGTCACTAATATTCTGTCATTCTTAACAGATAAGAAAGAGAGCAGGTCAGCCGATAAGCTAGAAAACATCCTTAGTTTCTACACAGAAAACCCGCTaagggacaggctggaggacaacGACCTGATCAATTACATTTTGTGCCACATCACATTAGCGTGCTTATCACCAGGATCAGCCAAACTTCTTCCAGCACAAACTCTTCGTGACCTCAGTGCAAGattctttaaaggaaaaagacCATTTCCAGCAAGTGCCTATTTTTTGCTCACCTTGCTGTACTGGCCAGATGAGGCATTAGACAAAGAGCCTAATCCAGACAAAGACGAGATTCTAAACTCTGCCCTTCAAACCCTGAAACGTTTATACGACATCAAGATGAAAGATGTTCCTACCAGAAAGAAAAGAATCTACACCCACTTTTTTCTGGGAAAGGGTTATGGCTTAAGTAAGATTGTGCACAAAACTAAAATTGATAAGTTAATTACTGGGTCCTTAGATGAGAAGAGAATGAAGTGGCTACATGGAACCGTATGGAATATTGCCAAGATTCGCGACATTCTCAAAAGAGTTTCTGGTTGGACCAAGGACAGAAATTTATTTATACGTGGTCATTTGAAGGAGTTTCCTATCTTGCCACTCCATCGTGATTCAGTGCCCCCTGGAAAT
The window above is part of the Patagioenas fasciata isolate bPatFas1 chromosome 18, bPatFas1.hap1, whole genome shotgun sequence genome. Proteins encoded here:
- the ERN1 gene encoding serine/threonine-protein kinase/endoribonuclease IRE1 isoform X3, with translation MYDTKKKELRWNATYFDYAASLPDKDIKYKMSHFVSNGDGLVVTVDSESGDVLWIQNYASPVVAFYIWQREGLRKVMHTNVGIETLRYLTFMSGEVGHITKWKYPFPKETETKSKLTPTLYVGKYSTSLYASPSMVHEGVTVVPRGSAIPLLEGPKTEGVTIEDNGECVITPSTDVKFSGRLKEKNKLSYWNDWLLIGHHETPLSAPTKILEKFPSNLPKRPENVIPADSDKAAIEEVIDIVEGSSTDVPPAAPKDIEEKPARPVPRPEAPVDSMLKDMATIILSTFLLVGWVAFIIAYPMSVHQQQQRQHQLEEKIQLLQQQQLPFGAPSDLPPEADFLDPSCGRPENSAASTPNLSPRASNHSAYSSVSTSDVGSCISTEQEEGDEDANRVMVGKISFNPKDVLGHGAEGTIVYRGTFDNRDVAVKRILPECFSFADREVQLLRESDEHPNVIRYFCTEKDRQFQYIAIELCAATLQEYVEQKAFSHHGLQPITLLQQTTSGLAYLHSLSIVHRDLKPHNILISMPNAHGKVKAMISDFGLCKKLAVGRHSFSRRSGVPGTEGWIAPEMLSEDCKENPTYTVDIFSAGCVFYYVVSDGSHPFGKSLQRQANILLGAYSLESFSAGRHEDIVARDLIEQMINTDPQKRPSASCVLKHPFFWSLEKQLQFFQDVSDRIEKESLDGPIVKQLERGGREVVKMDWRQHITVPLQTDLRKFRSYKGGSVRDLLRAMRNKKHHYRELPPEVQETLGSIPDEFVCYFTARFPHLLLHTYHAMRICCHERLFQHYYDQDTAELSLAGDTV